TAGTGTTCTCTCTTCGATCAGCTGCGGAAAATAACGACTGTCCCAAAAGCGCGCCGGGCATTTCCGTCCGGAGAATATTTGAGACAGCCGTGCTGTTTACAAATTCGGATTCACCAGGGCATCCGCACCGGGTATCGGCATCCAGTAATGCTGTTGGGTAATGGGGCCGGCCGGCTTCAGGTCGTCCGCATGTTTGTTCGCATTGGCTTCGGCCACCATATCCAGCCGTACCAGGTCGAACCAGCGGTTCCATTCCCCGGCGAATTCCCAGGCCCTTTCATCGATCACCGCTTTGATAAAATCGTCCGTACCAAGGCCAGGAGTCAGGTCGCCCAGCCCTGCACGAAAGCGAACGGCATTGACCGCATTGTAAGCCTCCGTATCTGGCGCCGCGGAAGACCTTGCCTGCGCTTCCGCATAGATGAGCAGCACATGCGCATAGCGGATCATCAGCACGGGGCTGTTGGACATATAAACAGCCGGATTGCCGGTCTGTACCCGGAACTTTTTATAGTACGGATGTTTGGTGGCAAGGTTCTGCCAGGGGATCGGCGTGGTAGTACCGGGTTTGATGAACGCCGTGGAAAACGTGGCATCCTTGCGCGATCCGGCCGGGAAATCGTTATAAAAATTCAGCTCCGGGAAAAAGTCGCTCCAGCCTGCCTCTTCATCAGGCATACCGGACACGCCGTAGAATGAATTGTAAGTGATCCAGTTGCCGCGGGTGAACAGGGTGAATACATCTTCCGATGTGCCGCCGGTGAATATCCGCAGAAAGCCATCCTGGTACAGATCGAATGCATAGATACCCTTGTTGTCGATCACCTCTTTCGCTTTAGCCGCAGCCAGTGCATATTTCGATGCATCGTTGACAGGCCATCCGCCCTGGGTGAGATACACATCCGCCAGCAATGCCTTCACCGATCCTTTGTTGGGCCTGCCGGGATGACGTTTAGTATTGGGCACCCACGCTTCCGCTTTGGCCAGGTCTTCTTCTATCAGTTTGTACACATCAGCGGGCGGGCTTTTTTGCAGGTTCAGGTATTCCTCCGAATATTTCTCGGAAGGGATGATCGGAATATCGCCCCAGTAGCGGGTCAGCCAGTAGTAACATAAGGCGCGCAAAAAACAGGCTTCGCCTACGATCTCCTGTATCTTCACCTCTTCTCCGTCCTGCACGGCGGTATAGTTGTTGATGATATTGGTCGTGGACTGAATGGTTTTGTAACAGCCGCGCCAGAGGGGGATCATGCGGCTGTTCAGCGATGATACATTGAACCGGTCAAACTCCCGGAACTCCTCCTTGTTGGAACCGGGATGCGTGGTCAGATCGTCCGCGCCCATGCACATGGCGATCTGGGACACCGTTACGAAACCGCTTTCAAAACCAACCATCAGGCTGCTGTAAGCGCCGCTGAGCGCCGATTCCAGACCAGCCATATTGCTCAGGCCCGTTGTGCCCACCACCAGGCCGCGGGGATCTTCCGTGAGCTGCTTGCTGCAACCGGCAGCAAGGGAAACAAGCAGTATAAAAAGTATCTTTTTCATCGAATATCTTTTACATGGATTTTAGAAACTCACCGTTACGCCGCCGGTAATAGCTTTGGTATTGGGATAAGAACCGTAATCGATCCCCTGGCGGATATCACCGGCAGATGAACTGGCTTCCGGATCGATACCGGAGTAACCGGTGATCGTGAACAGGTTCGTTGCACCAAGGAATACCTTTACGCCAACCGTATTCCAGATCTTTGACTTCGGGATGTCGTAAGACAGGCTGATGTTCTTCAGCCGCAGGAAATCCGCTTTTTCCAGAAAGCGGGTGGACTGGGTAAAGTTGCGGTTCGTGGTGCTGAAGGCCGGAATGTCCGATGTTTCGTTCACCCCCGGAATGTACCGGTCTTTGATATCCACCAGCGTGGCTTCCCTCGCATCACCACCGTGGTACATAGCTGCGGCATTGTTGTAGTTCAGCTTGTCGAAACCAAACAATCCCTGAAAGAAAACATTCAGCGAAAAGGCGCCATAACGCAGGGTGTTGTTCCAGCCGAAGGAGGTTTTGGGAATGCCGGAACCGATCACGCCGTAATCATCCGCATCGATGGCATTGTTGCCGTCTTTGTCCAGGTACCGGGAATCCCCCGGCACCGCGCCGTATTCCGCAGCGGCAGCTGCTTCTGAAGGTTTCCAGGTGCCGAGATAAGTAAGGCCCCATATAGCGCCGAGCGACTGCCCGGGCATGATCACAAATTCGGATTGCGGGGACATGCCGCCACCGATCTTCCGGTTGTTCGGGTCGAAGATCATTTCCTTTCCGGAACCGATGGATACCACGCTGTTCTCCAGGAACGAGACGTTCAGCCAGGTATTCCAGTTCAGCTTCCCCTTGTCTATCACCACCGCGTCTACAGAAAACTCCCAGCCCTTGTTCTGCACTGATCCTACATTGCGGGTAATGGTATTGCCGCCGAGGTAAAACGGCAGGGTTTCATTCAGCAACAGGTCTCGCGTATCTTTTACAAAGTAATCGGCCGTGAAGTTGATCCTGCCGTTCAGCAGCCCCGCTTCCAGACCAAAGTTTTTCTGCGCTGTGGTTTCCCATTTCAGGTCTGGATTCCCGATATTGCCCAGCACAATGCCCGTAACATGGGAGTTGTTGCTGAAGGAGGCATTGCGTGACGCATAGGCGGAGAAAGTGCTGTACGGCCCAACCGCCTCGCTGCCGGTGAGGCCCCAGCTGCCACGCAGCTTCAGGTTGCTGAATATATGAAGGTCACGGATGAAAGGCTCTTCAGACAATACCCATCCTGCGGAAAAAGAAGGAAAATAGCTGAACCTGTTGAGATCGGAAAATTTGGAAGAACCATCCCGGCGGATGGCGGCAGAGGCCAGGTACTTATCCCTGTATCCGTAATTCACACGGCCTACGAGGGAAAACAGCCCCCACCTGGAATAACCGGAGCCTGGCGTACCGGGTGTGCCTTGCGTGAGGTTATTCCATTGCAGGGATTCGTAAGATAAATTGGAGGCCCCGGCGGAAACGTAGTTGTAGGTGGACTGCTGGTATTCCACTACCGCCGTCACATCCAGGCTATGCGCCTTGTTGAATATTTTCCTGTAGTTCAGCGTATTGGTGTTCTGCAGACGGACCTCTTTGTTGGAACGGTAGCTGGCGGATGCCACATTGTTATTGATGGCTTTGCCGGTAAAGCTTTTGTTCTCATAACCAAGATAATTGGCGCCGTACTGTATGCTGAAGGAAAGCCCCGGCAGCATGTCTTCATAACGGAACCCGCCGATCATATTGGCCATCATGCGATCCGTTGCCACGATCCCTTCGGTGGTGATGGCCACGGGGTTGTTGAATGCGGAGCCAACCGGGTCCTGCAACGTGTAACCGCCGACTGCGTTCCTCACCGGCACGGTAGGCGACCAGGTGATCGCCTGTGCCAGCGGGCTGATGGTTCCATCGGCAGGGATATCCACATTCTGAGCGGCACTGTAAGAGCCGGTGATATTCAGGAAGGTGGAAATTTTTTTGGATAGTTGCGAGTTGATATTGGAACGTAGAGTGTAACGCTTGTAAGATGAGTTGTTGATCACTCCTTCCTGGTCCAGGTAGTTACCGGAGATGAAGTAACCCGTTTTGTCGTTCCCGCCGTTGAGGCTCAGCATATATTCCTGCCCGAGTGCGTTGCGGAATATCTCATCCTGCCAGTCCGTTCCGCCATTGGCGCGGAATGATGCGATCTGCTCTGCTGTAAAGGGCGCGGTAGTACCAACTGCCGCGGCATGTTCATTGGCTACCTGGGCATAGTCGCCTGCATTCAGCAGATCCATTTTTTTAATGACCTGTGAGGATGACAGGCGGGTGGTGAAATTCACCTTCAGCCCGTCTTTGCTGCCTTTCTTGGTGGTCACGATCACCACACCGTTAGCGCCACGGCTGCCATAGATCGCGGTAGCGGAAGCGTCTTTCAGTATCTGGATGGAAGCGATATCATCGGGATTGATGGCGAAGAATTCCGCGCCGATAAAGCCATCCACAACATAAAGCGGGCCGTTATCGCCGTTGATGGAATTGGAACCGCGGATGCGGATGCGCACACTGCCGCCGGGAGCGCCGGTGGAATTGGTCACCTGCACACCGGCAGCCCTGCCCTGCAATACCTGGTCGAACCGGTTCACCGGCTGCTCTTCGAACTGTTTGGAAGATATAGTGGTAATGGCATTGGTGAGGGTGGATTTGCGTTGTTCGCCATAACCTACCACGACCAGCTCATTCATCCTGGAGGCGGAGGCTTGCAGCGTTACGGTGATCTCTCTCCTCCCGGCAAGCGCGATCTCCTGCCGGTCAAAACCAATGGAAGATATTACCAGTATCGCGTTGGCATCGGCCACCGTGATGAGGAAATTTCCCTGTTCATTGGTCACTACGCCTTTGGAAGTGCCTTTCACCTGGATGGTAACACCGGGTAACGGTTCTCCTTTTTCATCTTTCACGGTGCCGCTTATTTCGGTGTCCGCCGTCCGGTGATCTGCACCGGCAAGCGTTCTCCGTTTTACCACAATGATCCTGTCCGTGATGACATAGGTCAGCGGCTGGTTCCTGAAACACAGGTCCAGCGCCTCCTGCAGCGGAATATCTTTAACGTTCAGGCTGATGGTACGGGCATGGGATAATTGTTCATCCGTGTAGAGGAAAGTATAGCCGGTCTGTTTTCCGATCTCGGCAAATACCTTGCCCAGGGAGATGTTCTGTTTAGAAAGGGTAACTGTTTGTGCACGTCCCGCTGCATGTACCTGCAGGAGGGAAATGGTCATCAAAAGCACCGTTAATTTCATGATCAGTAACGTTTTTTCTAATAATCGTGGAAAATCCTGCCCCGTGGCGGCACGCGCTGGCCCGCCTTGGGAAAAAAGCCTTAAATGCATACATTTGCATGGTTTGGGTAAATAATGAAAATTGCCGAAAACGATTGTCAATTATGGACCTGAGCATCAGCCGGGAGCGGTACGAACGCTTCCGGTTTTTTCATGTCCGGATACTTCCTGTCAGGGACTCATGATTGTTGGTTATCCGATTTTTTATGGTGATACGATAATCTGTTTTCCTTTGACCTCGAAATGCACTTCCCCCGTCATTTCCAGCATCTGCAGCACTTCGGATACATTCACATTACGAGGGATAACGCCCCTGAAGTGCGCCTGTACAGGTGAGCGGTACACGACTTCCACATCATACCATCTCGCGATCATCCGCATTGCCGATTGCAGGTCGTTGCCGCCGAAATGCAGCAGGCCGTTCTTCCATGCCACGGCTTCCGCGGTATTCACCTGTTCCTGCATATGCAGGACGCCGGTGCTTTTCAGGAGGCTAGCACCCTGTCCGGGAGACAGGCGGTAGCGGCTGTTCCCATGGCTGACGCGCACCGCCCCTTCCAGCAGGGTGGTATTCACCCGGGCTTCGTCTTCATACGCCATGATATTGAAATGTGTGCCCAGCACGGCTACATCCATATCATTCACTTTCACGAAAAAGGGCTTGTCTTGTTTAGCGACTTCAAAATAGGCCTCGCCGGTAAGCGACACCTCGCGGGCATCCCCGGAGAAATGCGCGGGATAACGCAGGCTGCTGGAGGCGTTGAGCCATACCCTGCTGCCATCGGACAACGTAACACTGAACTGTCCGCCGCGGGGTGTGGCAATAGTATTGTAGATCAACGGAGCTTTTTCATCCGGAGCGGAAGATTCATAGGCCAGTTGGCCATTGCCCTGCATCTGCAATATGGTATTGCCTTGTGACGCCAGTGTACCGCTCGCCGTACTGTCCAGCGGTATTTGCGTACCATCGGCGAGGGTCAGCATGGCTTTATTGCCACCGGGAACCACATCGTTTTTGATCTCCTGTTTTACCGTATGCGTTTGTGCAGGGCGATCGTCCCGCATCAGCCAGAAAGTGCCGGCAGCGCCGGTCAGTAACACCGCAGCGGCAACCCATCCCCAGTAACGGCGGCGCATGGGTACAACCTTAGCGGGGCGGTCTGATGCGAGAATGCGGCCGGCGATCTCATCCCAATGTGCCGGATCGGTATTACCGGGAACGGGCGGCGGAAGCAGGGATTCCACCTGCAAGGCTACTTCACCCGTTTCGTCTTCTGCCATCAGACGGGTCAGCTCTTCCAGTTCGGCATCCGTAGCGGTATGCTGTACAGCCCTGCCAACGAGGTATGCCAGGCGGTCTTGTAAGGTCAATGTATTATCCTTTAAGTGTTCAAGAACGTGGTACTTTCAAAACGCGGACTTGTATCAGTACAGGAGGTCCATATACACAGACGCGCAAGCGGGAAATCAGGACCTATAGGAAAGGAAAAAAGTTGGGCTTTCAGGAAAGGTGCTGCATAACCTGAATGGTTCAGCAGGAACGGTGGCGGGTTGGAAACGGAAATTTCCCCGCCCTCAAAAAAGCTCCTGCATAACATGCAGGGCCAGCAGGAACAACGGTAGATAATGCCCTGCCTGTTCTATCCGTTCGCGGATGCTTTTAAGGGACCGGACGAGGGAGTTTTTGACGGTATTGGGGGAAAGTCCCAACTCCAGCGCTATTTCAGGGATCTTCAGGCCTTTTTCGCGGCTGAGCAGGTAGATGCGTTTTGCCTGCGCCGGTAATTGCTGCACCGCCTCTGCAATGCTTTTGACGATGGCATGATAGATCACCTCTTCTTCCGTAGTACTGCCCGTCTCCTCCCGGAGGGAAATAGCGTCCAGGGCTTTGTGATGCACGGCCTGGCGGCGCAGCCAGCTGAAAGACTGGTGGAAGACGATACGCAGTATCCAGGAACGGGGGTTTTCGATACCCGGCAGCTTGTCCCGGCTGATCCAGAGACGAAGGAAAGTTTCCTGAATGATATCGTCAGCAACCGCCGCGGTTTTGGTGAGATGCATGATAACAGGCTGCAGCTGTGGGGCATACGACTGGAAAAGTTGCCGGAAGGCTGTTTCATCGCCCTCCGCAATCATCCGGAACAGTTCTCTATCATTATAAGCGGGATCGTGCACCTTGTCTCCTCTGAACGTAAAGTTGGTTGATTAGGAATATCCGGCTAATGTAATAAAAATATGTCTTTCAGTGCCTGCTTTGCTGCGTAGTAACCGCAGAGGCCGTGCACACCACCGCCGGGCGGGGTTGATGAGGAGCAGAGATACAGCCCTTTGGCGGACGTCCGGTAGGGAGAGGCACGGAGCGCAGGCCGGGTGAACAACTGTGTGATATCCATTACGCCGCCGTTGATATCCCCCCCGGCATAATTCGGATTATACGCTTCCATATCTTCGGTATTCATAACATGCCGGGCCAGGATGCGTTCCCGGAACCCGGGGGCAAAGCGCTCCACCTGCAATTCTATCGCTTCGGTCATATCCTTTTTGGAGCCTCTCGGCACATGACAATATGCCCATGCGGTATGTTTACCCGCGGGCGCACGCGAAGGATCGAGCTTGCTGGGCTGCGCATAGAGGACGAAAGGGCGCTCGGGGTGCCGGCCATCCCAAACCATTTGCTCCGCTACGGCAATTTCCTCAATGGTATTGCCGAGGTGCACCGTTCCCGCCAGCCTGCAGGCTGCGTTGGTAAAAGGCGCGGGATCATCCAGCGCCCAGTCTATCTTGAACACGCCCATTCCGTAACGGTAACGTTCCAGCTGCCAGCGATAGAAGGCGGTAAGCTTATACCCTGCGATCTTCAGCAACTGCCGTGGAGTGATATCAAATAATACCGCTTTGGCGGATGGTAATTGCCGGAGGTCTTTTACATAAAATCCGGTTTCGATCTTTCCTCCCAGAGAGCGGAAATGTTCTGCCATGGCATCTGCAATACATTGCGAACCGCCTTTGACCACGGGCCATCCGTACAAATGCCCCGCCAGCATCAGCACCATGGCCGTTGCCGCAGTGGCGGCGTTGGACAGCGGTTGCATGCTGTGGGCCGCCATGCCGGCCCACAGGCCCCTGGCTTCCCGGGATTTGAATTCATCGGCAACAGCGAGGGAAGAGCGCAACGCCACCCAGCCGAAGCGCGCCATTTCTATCGGATATGCGGGTAAACGAAGCGGCGCCAGCACATCTCCGGCAATGCGGGGCCAGTTTCGTTCCAGCCGCTCAAACAAACGGAAATAGGCAGTTCCGTCGCCATCCAGACCAGAGGCGGTTGCCGTGAGGGAACGATGCAGACAGGCCGCATGGCCATCGTCGAAAGGATGTACAGCCGGCAGCGATGGCTGGATGCATTCCAGTCCATATCTGCCCAGATCAAGCCGTTGAAAAAAAGGAGACATGGCCAGCATCGGGTGTACGGCCGAGCACACATCATGCAGGAACCCCGGCAGTGTAAAAGAAGCGGTGCGCATCCCTCCCCCTATCGTATCCTTCCCTTCCAGCAACAAAACAGCAAGACCGCGCTGTTGCAGGGTGATGGCAGCGGCAAGACCATTAGGCCCGGATCCTACGACGATCGCATCATAATCTGTATGCATCCGTTAACGGTTATACGGATATTCCCCTCATCCCGCCGGAGACATTTCATCAGCGGAAGTAGCAGAATATCCGGCTTTAAGCACTGAAAAAATCTCAAACAACAGCAGGATCACTGCTGTTTCCCCGATTCTGGAACAGAAAATTACGGAATAATCGCGGTTCCTCCGCCAGGATAATCACATTACCGTTAACGGCAGCTGGTATACCGCGCTGCTGGCGGGAAAGCGCCGGTCAAAATGGTGCAGGAATAAAGTATTACAATGAAACGGCTGCGGCTACACGTTTCAGCTGTTCGCCCATCTCCTCCGTTATCTGTTCCGGCCTGAATTTCACATCCTTTACCGGCGCCTGGAACAGGAAACGGTACCAAACCAGCGAACCGAGGTAACAACCTGCGGTGTTCGCATGGTTGGCATCAAACCGCAATGTGCCGTTTGCCCAGCGATACCCCACATGCAGGGAATTTTTCTGTTCCGGCAATGCGGGAGCTACGGGGTTATCAAAATTATAAGCACTGTCTTTTTTATACGCCCACACCGGATCACCATTCATCATCCAGAAAGCATCTCCAACGGGGATCACCCGCACTTCCAACTCATTGGCTATCGTGTGGTAGGCAGCCCTGGAATGATTGTACATCTCCTGTGCATGGGCCGCCCGCTCTTTGCGATTGATCTTTCCGAAACCTTTGGCATCGGTACGGTAAGCCCAGGTCTGATGCAAAACAATGGTGGCATCCGGCTGCAGGGATTTGATCAGATCATACAATTTTTTCGCATAAGGACGATAAGTATCCGGATCGCCGGAAAGCAGGGAATACTGCTGCATGGTCACCACATCCCATTTCCCCTCCGCCAGCATTTCCTTTAACGACCGGCCTTTGTAGGCTCTGCTGGCTTCTTCGGTGGTGTCTGCCAGCCGCCAGTGCCTTTCCAGGGAGCAGCCGCCAAGCTCCGCGCGCCCGATCTCCAATTCATAACCTCCCTCCTCCGCCAGCACCGGCAGGTAAGTTGCGGCATTCCCCGAGAAACTGTTCCCGATAATAAAAAGGCGAAGCTTTTTCGTTTGCCCGTGAGCGGTGGACAATAAACATACACATACGAACAGGAGTAGCGCTCTGCATCTTGATAACATCATGATCTGTTTTTCTTTTGAAACGGCTTAAATTATCATTAATGCGGCAATAATCCAAATGAAGCCAGGCGCTGGCCGGTCAAACTGCATCCTAAGGCATGACATTTGCTGCTTATTCCTTATGCCGGACTACAGAAAAAAAGACCTCCCTGTATGGGAGATACGCCGCTTCCTCGAACCCGGGCCGGTCGTACTGGTCAGCTCCGCCTGGAAAGGCCGCCGGAACATCATGGCGATGGGCTGGCATACGGTAATGGAGTTCTCCCCTTCCCGTATCGGTTGCTTTATCACCGCCGCCAATCACAGCTACGAAATGATCCGCAAAAGCCGGGAATGCGTCATTAATATTCCAACGGCCGACCTGATCAGCCAGGTGATCCGGATCGGCAACACCACGGGCAGCGAAGTGGACAAATTCGAGTTGACCGGCCTGACCCCGCAGCCAGCCGAAAAAGTGGATGCCCCATTGATAAAAGAGTGTTATGCCAATTTTGAATGCAAGGTCACAGACACCAGCCTGTTAAAGAAATACAGCTTCTTCATCCTGGAAGTAGTGAAAGCCCACGCCGCCACATCTCCGAAATACCCGCGTACGCTGCATTACCGGGGAGATGGCGTTTTCATGATATCAGGGGAAAATGTTAATCACCGCAGAAAATTCCGGAAGGAAAATCTCTGACCACTGCCAGTTAACACTGTATTAATATGCGAATGTTTTCTTTGTGGAAAGGATTCATTTAAGCTGGTCATGACTCAACAGGAAATCAACACAAAAATCCGGCAATGGCTGCAGGGCGATGATAGCGCCTTTGAATGTATCTTCCATCAATATTATCCGCGTGTCACTGCCTACTATCATAAATATATGCAGGACCATACCTTCTCCGAAGATATGACCATGGAGGTGCTGGTAAAGGTCTGGCGCAACCGCCATGTTATCCGTACAGCCAGCCTGTTCGAAAATTACCTCTTCACTATCGCCAGGAACCACCTCATCAATGCATGGCGGAAAAAGATCGATACCCTCCTTTCTCTTGATACCGCCTCGGGATATGCTGATGCCCGCGAAACCGATACCCTGCTCTACAAGGAACTGGAAACGGAGTACAAGCAAGGGCTTTCCGTACTGCCTGAACAAAGGCGCCGGATATTTCTCATGCACCGCGAAGAAAACCTGAGTTACCGCGAAATTGCGGCCCGGCTGCACATCTCTCCCAAAACCGTTGAAAACCAGATATCCGCTACCCTCAAACTGCTTCGTACCCGCCTGGCGGAGCACCTCACGTCCATTCTCCTGTAAGCCGCTGTATTACCAAATTGTTACCGCATGGGGGTTACCTGCCCGGGTGGTGTATACCCTGGTAAGAACGGTATAGAACATTATGCAGCATAAATCAGTTGACACCGCGCTGTTGCGACAATATTTTGAGGGCAAATGCAACAGGGAGCAATTAAAGACCATCAGGCAATACCTGGAAGATCCCGCCTACAGTGCTTCGCTGGAGGAATTCATGCAACAGCACTGGCAGGAGGATAGTGGAGCAAATGCGGACCCGCTGCCTTTGCAGGCCAGGTACCGGCAATTCAGGGATATTGTCAGCGAGCTGGACATCACCAACAACCAAAAGCCTGCCGCCAAAACCCGTTCGCTGCGTGCTCCATGGCGTTTTGCCGCGGCCGCGATACTCATTGGCCTGCTGATCGCCGCAGGTATAAGCCTGTGGTATGCGCCTGATCTGCACAAAACACAAAATAATACCGCGTGGGTGGACATGAAGAATGAAGCCGGTAAAAGGACCTCTTTCATGCTGCCGGACAGCTCGCTGGTTTTTCTCAATGCGGCCAGTCACTTACGGTACAATACGGAGTATGGCAAAACCAATCGTGAACTGCTGCTGGAAGGCGAAGCATATTTCGTTGTGGCGCCCGGCGGAGAACATCCCTTTGCGGTAAAAACCGGCAGCCTCACCACGATAGACATCAGCACGGAGTTCAATATCCGGCACTTCGGCAACCAGGCGGATATTGAAGTCACCGTAGCCAAAGGCAGTGTAAAGGTCATGAATGATTCGCGCGACCTCGCAGTGCTGCATCATCGCGAACAGCTGAAATTCGACTCACAGCGGCACCAATTCTCCACGGCCCTGCTGGCAAATGATCTGGAAGAAGTCGGCGGATGGCGGAATGGCATTCTTGCTTTCAGAAAAAGTTCGCTGCGCGATGTGGCCGCTGAGCTGGAAAGATATTATGGCGTACAGATCATCTTCGATCGCCCGGAAGTTTCGGCCATGCTGCTGACCACCACTTTGCACAATGCCACTTTGGAAGAAGCGATGGATATCATCTCGTTCACAACAGGACTGAAAATAACGCTTGAAAGTGCAGCCAGACTGAGGATATGGTAAAAAAAATCCGCAACGCCAAACGTTACGGACCCTTCAATCATTTTTAAACAGCCGCCGGAACGGCAAATTCAACAAGCGGCTATCTGATAACAATCAAAGATTAAAAGTATGCAAAAAAAACGAATCGGGGGGCTCATTCCGCTTAAAATGAGCCTGGCTGTCATGTTATGCTGCAGCCTGCTGTTATGCTGCAGTCCGTACATCCTGGCGCAGGACGCCGGCAAAAGGATCTCTGTTGACTACAAAAACACACCGCTTGAAGAGGTCTGTAACGAACTGGAGAAAAAAACCGGATTCTATTTTTCCTACCCTGAAAACGTACTGTCCGCCTATGGCAAAAAGATTACACTATCCATGAACAATGTAACGCTGCCGGCTGTGCTGGATCAGCTTTTCCGGAACAGTTCCCTTAATTATGTGATCAGGGATAAAATGATCTATCTCTCCGGTAAGGCAGCGGAGCAAAACGCTGCGGGTCAGCATACGCTCACCGGTACAGTAACGGATGAAGAGTCGGGCGATCCCGTGATCGGCGCCAGCATCAGGGTGGGCAACACCGGCGGCACACAGACCGATGCGAACGGGCGCTTCGCACTGCGTACACCACCGGGCAAATACAATATCGTC
This genomic stretch from Chitinophaga sp. XS-30 harbors:
- a CDS encoding FecR family protein, with product MQHKSVDTALLRQYFEGKCNREQLKTIRQYLEDPAYSASLEEFMQQHWQEDSGANADPLPLQARYRQFRDIVSELDITNNQKPAAKTRSLRAPWRFAAAAILIGLLIAAGISLWYAPDLHKTQNNTAWVDMKNEAGKRTSFMLPDSSLVFLNAASHLRYNTEYGKTNRELLLEGEAYFVVAPGGEHPFAVKTGSLTTIDISTEFNIRHFGNQADIEVTVAKGSVKVMNDSRDLAVLHHREQLKFDSQRHQFSTALLANDLEEVGGWRNGILAFRKSSLRDVAAELERYYGVQIIFDRPEVSAMLLTTTLHNATLEEAMDIISFTTGLKITLESAARLRIW
- a CDS encoding flavin reductase family protein, which encodes MPDYRKKDLPVWEIRRFLEPGPVVLVSSAWKGRRNIMAMGWHTVMEFSPSRIGCFITAANHSYEMIRKSRECVINIPTADLISQVIRIGNTTGSEVDKFELTGLTPQPAEKVDAPLIKECYANFECKVTDTSLLKKYSFFILEVVKAHAATSPKYPRTLHYRGDGVFMISGENVNHRRKFRKENL
- a CDS encoding RNA polymerase sigma-70 factor — encoded protein: MTQQEINTKIRQWLQGDDSAFECIFHQYYPRVTAYYHKYMQDHTFSEDMTMEVLVKVWRNRHVIRTASLFENYLFTIARNHLINAWRKKIDTLLSLDTASGYADARETDTLLYKELETEYKQGLSVLPEQRRRIFLMHREENLSYREIAARLHISPKTVENQISATLKLLRTRLAEHLTSILL